The proteins below come from a single Odontesthes bonariensis isolate fOdoBon6 chromosome 18, fOdoBon6.hap1, whole genome shotgun sequence genomic window:
- the LOC142368284 gene encoding proteasome subunit beta type-7-like, with amino-acid sequence MALSNVNETPAAGFNFDNAARNAALQGLFDAGQAPKPLKTGTTIAGIVFKDGVVLGADTRATSSEVVADKMCAKIHYISPNIYCCGAGTAADTEKTTDILSSNLTIFSLNSGRNPRVVMAVNILQDMLYRYHGQIGASLILGGVDCTGNHLYTVGPYGSVNKVPYLAMGSGDLAALGILEDGFRADLELEKAKELVRASIHAGIMSDLGSGNNIDICVITRQGVDYIRPYQVSQYKDNRKIRYKYPAGTTPVLTEKVVPLKLEVVQETVQQMDTV; translated from the exons ATGGCGCTATCAAATGTCAACGAAACTCCGGCAGCTGGGTTTAATTTTGACAACGCAGCAAG AAATGCTGCGCTACAGGGTCTTTTTGACGCAGGGCAGGCACCAAAACCTCTGAAAACAGGCACAACGATAGCCGGGATCGTGTTTAAG GATGGGGTGGTGCTGGGAGCCGATACAAGAGCCACCTCCAGTGAAGTGGTGGCCGACAAGATGTGCGCCAAGATCCATTACATTTCTCCAAATATATA TTGTTGTGGAGCAGGAACAGCAGCAGACACAGAGAAAACCACGGATATTCTGTCGTCCAACCTCACCATCTTTTCTCTGAACAGCGGGAGAAACCCTCGTGTCGTCATGGCTGTCAACATACTTCAAGACATGCTGTACAG GTATCATGGACAAATTGGTGCCAGTCTCATACTGGGAGGAGTAGACTGTACTGGGAACCACCTGTACACAGTGGGGCCATACGGGAGTGTTAATAAGGTGCCTTACCTTGCAATGG GATCTGGTGATCTGGCTGCTCTTGGGATTTTAGAGGATGGATTCAGAGCCGACTTAGAG CTGGAGAAGGCCAAGGAGCTGGTGCGAGCTTCCATCCATGCAGGCATCATGAGCGACCTCGGCTCAGGCAACAACATTGACATCTGTGTCATCACCAGACAAGGAGTGGACTACATCAGACCCTACCAGGTGTCACAGTACAAGGACAACAG GAAAATTAGATACAAGTATCCTGCAGGCACAACACCGGTTCTCACAGAGAAAGTTGTCCCCTTAAAGCTGGAGGTTGTACAGGAGACTGTGCAGCAGATGGATACAGTCTGA
- the psmb9a gene encoding proteasome subunit beta type-9, translating to MLGETEPQWLSEEVKTGTTILAIEYNGGVVLGSDSRVSAGASVVNRVMNKLSPLHDKIYCALSGSAADAQTIAEMVNYQLDVHSIEIGEDPQVRSAATLVRNISYKYKEELSAHLIVAGWDRRGGGQVFATLNGLLTRQPFAVGGSGSSYVYGFVDAEYRKGMRKEECQQFVVNTLALAMNRDGSSGGVAYVVTIDEDSTEEKVILGNDLPTFFDQ from the exons ATGTTGGGGGAAACAGAGCCACAATGGTTGTCCGAGGAGGTGAAAACAGGG ACGACCATCCTTGCCATAGAGTACAACGGTGGGGTCGTTCTGGGGTCTGACTCCAGAGTGTCTGCAGG GGCATCGGTGGTAAACAGAGTGATGAACAAACTGTCTCCCCTTCATGATAAGATCTACTGCGCTCTGTCAGGGTCTGCAGCAGATGCTCAGACCATAGCTGAGATGGTCAACTACCAGCTGGACGTCCACAG CATTGAGATCGGTGAGGACCCGCAGGTCCGCTCAGCTGCCACTCTGGTGAGAAACATCTCATACAAGTACAAGGAGGAATTGTCCGCACATCTTATTGTGGCCGGTTGGGACAGAAGAGGCGGGGGGCAG GTGTTTGCGACCCTGAATGGTCTCCTGACCAGGCAGCCTTTTGCTGTCGGTGGCTCCGGCAGTTCATACGTTTACGGGTTTGTTGATGCGGAGTATCGCAAAGGAATGAGGAAGGAGGAGTGCCAACAGTTTGTGGTCAACA CTCTCGCTTTGGCAATGAACCGTGATGGCTCCAGTGGCGGCGTGGCCTACGTGGTGACCATCGATGAAGACAGCACAGAGGAGAAAGTCATCCTAGGAAATGACCTGCCCACTTTCTTTGACCAGTGA
- the psmb12 gene encoding proteasome 20S subunit beta 12, whose translation MEKHYTDSQTKAVSTGTTILAAIFDGGVVIGSDSRASIGGEYVSSKTINKVIQVHDRIFCCMAGVLADAQAVIKAAKFHLSFHSVQMESPPLVIAAASVLKELCYKNKDELQAGFITAGWDEKKGPQVYVVSLGGMLISQPVTIGGSGSTYIYGYVDAKYKSNMTKEECLQFATNALALAMGRDNVSGGVAHLVVITAKGVEHVVVPGDKLPKFHDE comes from the exons ATGGAGAAACACTACACGGACTCACAAACCAAAGCAGTCAGCACAGGG ACCACCATCCTGGCGGCCATCTTTGATGGAGGAGTCGTCATTGGGTCAGATTCCAGAGCTTCAATTGGAGG AGAATATGTATCCTCTAAGACGATCAACAAGGTGATTCAGGTTCACGATCGGATCTTCTGCTGCATGGCTGGGGTTCTCGCAGATGCTCAGGCCGTCATCAAGGCTGCAAAGTTCCACTTGTCCTTCCACAG CGTGCAGATGGAGAGCCCTCCTCTGGTGATCGCTGCGGCGTCAGTGCTGAAGGAGCTGTGTTATAAAAACAAAGATGAGCTGCAGGCCGGCTTCATCACAGCAGGCTGGGACGAGAAGAAAGGACCACAG GTGTATGTCGTATCTCTGGGTGGGATGTTAATCAGTCAGCCTGTTACTATCGGCGGCTCAGGAAGCACCTACATCTACGGCTACGTTGATGCTAAATACAAATCCAACATGACCAAAGAGGAATGCCTCCAGTTTGCCACCAATG ctctggctctggctatgGGCAGGGACAACGTCAGCGGGGGTGTGGCTCACCTGGTGGTGATCACGGCAAAAGGGGTGGAGCACGTGGTTGTACCTGGTGACAAGCTGCCAAAGTTCCATGATGAATGA
- the tap2a gene encoding antigen peptide transporter 2a, with protein sequence MAVTIIHKVVALMLAVCVDFSLFYASGFVVIHNVFGHLARLWLSAALRWSAVSVITLLTLGDLKPLLIRVITAYSLLPAVFETGTSAFYREESQCGRATDVRCWLMCAAASLAAALFWEIIIPDTDEEAASKEQKQKSRVLFMRVLRLCRPDYPLMLGGFVFLSLAVIFEMFIPFYTGRVIDILGSNYNHNEFLTALLFMGLFTVGGSVSAGCRGGILLCAISSFTRRIKAKLFQALTKQEIGFFETIKSGEITSRLSKDTTLMGRTVCLNVNVLLRTFIKTMGMITLMMNLSWKLTFLVLMETPITGLIQNIYDTHYQRLYQAMQDSMAHSNEAANEVVFGIRVVRSFNTENHEANRYDKRLMETHNLKTRRDTVRAVYLLARRLTGLGMQIFILYYGRLFIQKGQMTTGSLVSFILYQSDLGDNIRTLTYVFGDMLNSVVAAGKVFEYLDRKPLVSTDGKLKPDQLKGHVSYCHLNFAYPANPSKTVLQNFSLELKPGQMTALVGPSGEGKSTCVSLLERFYEPQNGEILLDGEPLKSYDHHFFHEKIAVVSQEPVLFSGSIRDNIAYGFTDCSMEKIKEAARKANAHDFIEQLEKGYNTEVGESGSQLSKSERQRIGIARALVRQPRVLILDEITSSLDTENENKVLQALASCPNQTLLVIAHRLKTIENADQIIVISGGKVEEQGNHQELMELKGSYYKLREKLFAEGNSPQ encoded by the exons ATGGCTGTAACGATAATTCACAAAGTCGTCGCTCTGATGTTGGCGGTTTGCGTCgacttttctctcttttacGCATCAGGATTTGTTGTAATTCACAACGTGTTTGGGCATCTTGCGCGTCTGTggctctctgcagctctgcgcTGGTCAGCAGTTTCTGTTATAACTTTGCTGACACTTGGGGACCTCAAACCGCTACTGATTCGTGTTATAACGGCGTACAGCctgcttccagcggtgtttgaAACCGGGACCAGTGCGTTTTACCGTGAGGAAAGCCAATGTGGTCGAGCGACAGATGTGCGCTGCTGGCTTATGTGTGCCGCAGCGTCGCTGGCTGCTGCACTCTTCTGGGAGATCATCATCCCGGACACCGACGAAGAGGCTGCGAGTAAAGAGCAGAAACAGAAATCCAGAGTTCTGTTCATGAGAGTCCTCCGCCTGTGTAGACCCGACTATCCCCTGATGCTCGGAGGCTTTGTGTTCCTGTCACTGGCAGTCATCT TTGAGATGTTCATCCCGTTCTACACTGGGAGAGTCATTGACATCCTCGGCAGTAATTACAATCACAATGAATTCCTCACTGCCCTCCTCTTCATGGGCCTGTTTACTGTAGGAGG CTCTGTGAGTGCTGGCTGCAGAGGGGGGATTTTACTTTGTGCCATCAGCTCATTCACACGCAGAATCAAAGCAAAGCTGTTTCAGGCATTAACCAAACAGGAAATTGGATTCTTTGAGACCATAAAATCAG GTGAGATCACATCCAGATTGTCTAAAGATACCACCCTGATGGGAAGAACAGTGTGTCTGAATGTCAACGTGCTGCTGAGGACATTCATCAAGACAATGGGCATGATCACTCTGATGATGAATCTGTCATGGAAGCTCACATTCCTTGTACTGATGGAGACACCCATCACTGGGCTCATACAGAACATCTATGACACACACTACCAG AGGTTGTATCAGGCAATGCAGGACTCAATGGCTCATTCAAACGAAGCCGCAAACGAGGTAGTGTTTGGTATTCGTGTTGTAAGGAGTTTCAACACAGAGAACCATGAGGCCAATCGCTATGACAAACGCTTAATGGAAACTCACAACCTCAAGACTCGCCGGGACACGGTCAGGGCTGTTTACCTGCTTGCACGGAGG TTGACAGGTTTGGGTATGCAGATCTTCATATTATACTATGGCAGACTTTTCATTCAGAAGGGGCAGATGACCACCGGCAGCCTGGTTTCCTTTATCCTCTACCAGTCAGATCTAGGAGACAACATCAGG ACGCTCACGTACGTCTTTGGAGACATGCTGAACTCAGTGGTGGCGGCTGGGAAAGTGTTTGAATACCTGGACCGAAAACCTCTGGTCAGCACAGACGGAAAACTAAAACCGGATCAGCTGAAAGGACATGTCAGCTACTGCCATCTCAACTTCGCCTACCCTGCAAACCCCAGTAAAACTgtgctgcag AACTTTTCCTTAGAGCTGAAACCAGGTCAGATGACAGCTCTTGTGGGTCCGTCAGGAGAAGGAAAAAGCACCTGTGTGAGTCTGCTGGAGCGATTCTACGAGCCTCAAAATGGAGAAATTCTTCTGGACGGGGAGCCTCTGAAATCCTATGACCACCACTTCTTCCACGAGAAG ATTGCAGTAGTCAGCCAGGAGCCTGTTCTCTTCTCTGGCTCCATCAGAGACAACATTGCCTATGGGTTCACTGACTGCTCAATGGAAAAGATTAAGGAAGCGGCACGAAAAGCCAACGCCCATGACTTCATTGAGCAGCTGGAGAAAGGCTACAACACAG AGGTGGGTGAGAGCGGCAGCCAGTTATCCAAGAGTGAGAGGCAGCGGATTGGCATTGCTCGAGCTCTGGTCAGACAGCCGAGGGTCCTCATTCTGGATGAAATCACCAGCTCACTGGACACTGAGAATGAAAACAAG GTTCTGCAGGCCCTGGCGAGCTGCCCTAACCAGACACTTCTGGTGATTGCTCACAGGCTGAAAACAATTGAGAATGCAGATCAGATTATTGTGATTAGCGGTGGCAAAGTTGAGGAGCAGGGGAATCACcaggagctgatggagctgaaggGGAGCTACTACAAACTGAGAGAGAAGCTCTTCGCTGAGGGGAACTCACCACAGTGA